In one window of Bizionia sp. M204 DNA:
- a CDS encoding CAP domain-containing protein, with protein sequence MKKFTLLPVMVLLVMFMTSCSSDSIEDKAAEINTSNLVVPETKTIEIEIMELINDYRLSKGLNPLNNVGIIKAQAFNHTDYMITNNIVSHDNFYQRKLFLESSLGARDVSENVAYGFTSAQTVVTAWLNSTNHKANIEGDFTDFDLSADQNAEGDWYYTNIFVKK encoded by the coding sequence ATGAAAAAGTTTACTTTACTACCAGTTATGGTATTATTAGTCATGTTTATGACTTCGTGTTCTTCTGATTCCATAGAAGATAAGGCTGCTGAAATAAATACATCTAATTTAGTAGTTCCAGAAACCAAGACCATAGAAATAGAAATTATGGAATTGATTAATGACTATAGATTAAGTAAAGGGTTAAACCCGTTGAATAATGTTGGCATTATTAAAGCGCAGGCATTTAATCATACAGATTATATGATTACCAATAATATTGTTTCTCATGATAATTTTTACCAACGTAAATTATTTTTAGAAAGTAGTTTAGGGGCTCGCGATGTATCGGAAAATGTAGCTTATGGCTTTACATCTGCTCAAACGGTTGTAACTGCTTGGTTAAATAGTACAAATCATAAAGCGAATATAGAAGGAGACTTTACCGATTTTGACTTATCAGCGGATCAAAATGCGGAAGGCGATTGGTATTATACAAACATCTTTGTTAAGAAATAA
- a CDS encoding ribonuclease Z produces the protein MIFDKTDNTTIITQEKASVIELIKKIDVLYERFKNDNIIVNLNTLKPVVLQDIVEFLQLSNKHRKAKQSFVIVTNQASLDDMPDELLVVPTVKEAHDIIEMEEMERDLGL, from the coding sequence ATGATTTTTGATAAAACTGACAATACAACAATTATTACCCAAGAGAAAGCTTCGGTAATTGAATTAATTAAAAAAATAGACGTGCTATACGAACGCTTTAAAAACGACAATATTATTGTTAATTTAAATACCTTAAAACCTGTGGTGTTACAAGATATTGTAGAGTTCCTCCAATTATCAAATAAGCATAGAAAAGCAAAACAATCGTTTGTAATTGTTACTAATCAAGCAAGTTTAGACGATATGCCAGATGAATTGTTAGTGGTTCCAACCGTAAAAGAAGCGCACGATATTATTGAAATGGAAGAAATGGAACGCGATTTAGGTTTATAA
- the pyrR gene encoding bifunctional pyr operon transcriptional regulator/uracil phosphoribosyltransferase PyrR: MSQKVLLNAKEINIILHRLACQLIENHNDFTNTVLIGIQPRGKFLANRLATMLKEEYKIKNVQLGLLDITFFRDDFRRGEKPLEANTTEINFLVEDKKIVFIDDVLYTGRSIRAALTAIQSFGRPHEIELLTLIDRRFSRHLPIQPNYKGRQVDAINDERVKVNWVENEGEDAVYLINS; encoded by the coding sequence ATGAGTCAAAAAGTGTTACTTAACGCCAAGGAAATCAACATCATTCTTCATCGATTGGCTTGCCAACTTATTGAAAATCACAACGACTTTACCAATACTGTTTTAATAGGCATTCAACCGCGCGGTAAGTTTCTTGCCAACCGTTTAGCTACCATGTTAAAAGAAGAATATAAAATCAAAAATGTCCAATTAGGACTTTTAGATATTACGTTTTTTAGAGATGATTTTAGACGCGGCGAAAAACCCCTTGAAGCCAATACCACCGAAATTAATTTTTTAGTTGAAGACAAGAAAATTGTCTTTATAGATGATGTATTATATACTGGACGAAGCATTCGTGCAGCCTTAACAGCCATTCAATCTTTTGGCAGGCCTCACGAAATTGAACTCTTAACCCTAATTGATAGACGCTTTAGCAGGCATTTACCAATTCAGCCTAATTATAAAGGCCGACAAGTAGATGCTATAAATGATGAACGCGTAAAAGTAAATTGGGTTGAAAACGAAGGAGAAGATGCCGTTTATTTAATTAATAGTTAA
- the porQ gene encoding type IX secretion system protein PorQ, protein MLKKITTGICLLLCLSAIAQVGGESTYQFLNLISSPRQAALGGKVFTNLDYDVSQALTNPAAINDEMDNQLALNYSSYLGGISYGTAAYGYTWDRRTLTFFGGVTYINYGSFDGYDEQGNATGSFSGNEAAISFGHSRQIGYSDFYLGGTVKLITSKLEQYNSFGAALDAGLMYVNEDIEFQATLVVRNLGLQITTYAGQNEPLPFEVAFGMSQTLENVPLRWHVTFENLQKWPIGVSNPARAETDLEGNQTQEKVGFFGNVIRHTILGAEIFPAGAFNIRLGYNFRKGEELRIVDQRNFSGISAGIGLKLNKFRFSFTHVRYTSASNANFFGMQLDLR, encoded by the coding sequence ATGTTAAAGAAAATTACCACTGGAATTTGCTTGCTTTTATGCCTTTCTGCGATTGCGCAAGTTGGTGGTGAATCTACATATCAATTTTTAAATCTAATTTCTTCCCCACGTCAAGCCGCTTTAGGTGGTAAAGTATTTACCAATTTGGATTATGATGTTAGTCAAGCTTTAACCAATCCTGCAGCTATAAATGACGAAATGGATAATCAGTTAGCGCTTAATTACTCTAGTTATTTAGGAGGCATAAGTTATGGAACGGCAGCTTATGGTTACACTTGGGATAGACGCACACTCACATTCTTTGGAGGTGTTACCTATATAAATTACGGAAGTTTTGATGGTTATGACGAACAAGGAAACGCCACAGGCTCGTTTAGTGGAAATGAAGCGGCTATATCCTTTGGACATTCCAGACAAATTGGGTATTCCGATTTTTATTTAGGAGGAACTGTTAAATTAATTACATCCAAATTAGAACAATACAACTCATTCGGAGCTGCTTTAGATGCTGGTTTAATGTATGTAAATGAAGATATTGAATTTCAAGCTACATTAGTAGTTCGCAATTTAGGATTACAAATTACAACCTATGCAGGACAAAATGAGCCGTTGCCGTTTGAAGTCGCTTTTGGAATGTCACAAACATTAGAAAACGTACCATTACGTTGGCACGTTACTTTTGAAAATTTACAAAAATGGCCCATTGGCGTTTCTAATCCGGCTCGTGCTGAAACGGATTTAGAAGGAAATCAAACACAAGAAAAAGTTGGTTTCTTTGGCAATGTTATAAGACATACGATATTGGGTGCTGAAATTTTTCCAGCAGGTGCTTTTAATATCCGATTGGGTTATAATTTCAGAAAGGGTGAGGAGCTGCGTATTGTAGATCAACGAAATTTTTCAGGTATTTCTGCGGGAATTGGACTGAAATTGAATAAATTTAGATTTAGTTTTACGCATGTAAGATATACAAGCGCATCCAATGCCAATTTTTTCGGCATGCAATTAGATTTAAGATAA
- a CDS encoding ribonuclease Z, whose product MKLTILGCYSATPRTDTNPTAQVLDINNHLFLIDCGEGTQVELRRNKIKFARIKHIFISHLHGDHFFGLVGLISTFRLLTRETELHIYGPKGLKDIITLQMKLAESWTNYPLIFHELTSKESALIFEDDKVEVHTIPLDHRIYTNGFLFKEKSGERKLDMNAVLNADIDVAYYRKLKQGFDVENMDGIIISNQEVTKAPNKPKSYAFCSDTAYSEAIIPIIKDVDLLYHESTFLEKHEKLAAPTKHSTAKQAASIAKQAGVGTLLLGHYSTRYDNLKDFKLEAETIFESVELARDGKVITF is encoded by the coding sequence ATGAAACTTACCATTTTAGGCTGTTATAGCGCTACACCACGTACCGATACCAATCCAACGGCACAAGTTCTGGACATAAATAATCATTTATTTTTAATAGATTGTGGTGAAGGTACTCAAGTGGAATTACGCCGAAATAAAATTAAATTTGCACGAATTAAGCATATTTTTATTTCACACCTACATGGCGATCATTTTTTTGGTCTCGTTGGGTTAATTTCTACATTTCGTTTATTAACACGTGAAACGGAACTTCATATTTACGGCCCTAAAGGTTTAAAAGATATCATTACCCTTCAAATGAAATTGGCCGAATCCTGGACAAATTATCCACTTATTTTTCATGAGCTCACGTCTAAAGAGTCAGCGTTGATTTTTGAAGATGACAAGGTGGAAGTTCATACCATTCCTTTAGATCATAGGATTTACACCAACGGTTTTCTTTTTAAAGAAAAATCAGGTGAGCGCAAACTGGATATGAATGCAGTTTTGAATGCAGATATTGATGTGGCCTATTATAGAAAGCTCAAACAAGGTTTTGATGTAGAAAATATGGACGGAATAATCATTTCAAATCAGGAGGTTACTAAAGCCCCAAATAAACCAAAAAGCTACGCGTTTTGTAGCGACACTGCTTATTCAGAAGCCATTATTCCAATTATAAAAGACGTTGATTTGTTGTATCATGAATCTACTTTTTTAGAGAAGCATGAAAAATTAGCAGCACCAACTAAACATAGTACCGCCAAGCAAGCTGCTAGCATTGCCAAACAGGCTGGAGTAGGTACCTTACTTTTAGGGCATTATTCCACACGTTACGATAATTTAAAAGATTTTAAATTAGAGGCTGAAACTATTTTTGAATCTGTAGAGTTGGCAAGAGATGGTAAGGTTATTACGTTTTAA
- the cmk gene encoding (d)CMP kinase, whose product MQKITIAIDGFSSTGKSTVAKQLAKHLGYIYVDSGAMYRAVTYYAMKYGFINSTQFDVVGLVSKLHDVVVYFKLNETTNVADVYLNGENIEKAIRTLEVSNFVSQVAAIPEVRYQLVKQQQKMGAEKGVVMDGRDIGTVVFPQAELKIFMTASSETRATRRFDELISRGDVVTYNDVLHNIQERDYIDSNREDSPLRKADDAIEIDNSHLSLDQQFQKIVKLAEAAIQENN is encoded by the coding sequence ATGCAAAAAATAACCATTGCCATAGACGGCTTTTCTTCAACAGGTAAAAGTACCGTTGCTAAACAACTAGCCAAACATTTAGGATATATTTATGTGGATTCTGGTGCTATGTATCGTGCCGTGACGTATTACGCCATGAAATATGGTTTTATTAATTCGACTCAATTTGACGTGGTCGGTTTGGTATCCAAACTTCACGATGTGGTTGTTTATTTCAAACTAAACGAAACCACAAATGTTGCTGATGTGTATTTAAATGGTGAAAATATAGAAAAAGCCATTCGCACTTTAGAAGTCAGTAATTTTGTGAGTCAGGTTGCTGCTATTCCAGAAGTGCGTTACCAATTAGTAAAACAGCAACAAAAAATGGGTGCTGAAAAAGGAGTGGTTATGGATGGTCGCGACATAGGAACCGTTGTTTTCCCTCAAGCAGAACTCAAAATATTTATGACGGCTTCGTCAGAAACGCGTGCTACGCGTCGTTTTGATGAACTTATTAGCCGTGGCGATGTAGTAACCTATAATGATGTACTCCATAATATTCAAGAACGGGATTATATTGATTCTAACCGAGAAGATTCACCTTTAAGAAAAGCAGATGATGCTATTGAAATAGACAATTCTCATTTGTCTCTGGACCAACAATTCCAAAAAATTGTTAAGTTGGCAGAAGCAGCGATTCAAGAAAATAACTAA
- a CDS encoding aspartate carbamoyltransferase catalytic subunit yields the protein MSELSVNHLLGIKYLNKDDIKLIFETADHFKEVINRPIKKVPSLRDITIANLFFENSTRTKLSFELAEKRLSADVINFSASQSSVKKGETLIDTVSNILSMKVDMVVMRHPNPGASVFLSQHVNASIINAGDGAHEHPTQALLDSYSIRERLGEVKGKKVVIVGDILHSRVALSNIFALQLQGAEVMVCGPKTLLPKYIDKLGVKVETNLQKALNWCDVANMLRVQNERMEVNYFPSTREYTQQYGVTMDVLNSLNKEITIMHPGPINRGVEITSEVADSNQAIILNQVENGVAVRMAIIYLLASKIKQ from the coding sequence ATGAGCGAATTAAGTGTCAACCACTTATTAGGAATAAAATACCTTAATAAAGACGATATCAAGCTTATTTTTGAAACTGCTGATCACTTCAAAGAAGTGATAAACAGACCCATTAAAAAAGTACCTTCGCTTCGGGATATTACGATTGCTAACTTATTTTTTGAAAATTCTACCCGAACTAAATTATCGTTTGAATTAGCCGAAAAACGACTTTCAGCTGATGTTATAAATTTTTCGGCCTCACAATCCTCCGTAAAAAAAGGAGAAACCTTAATAGATACGGTTAGTAACATATTATCCATGAAAGTAGATATGGTTGTTATGCGTCATCCCAATCCAGGCGCAAGCGTATTTTTATCGCAACACGTCAATGCCAGTATTATAAACGCTGGAGATGGTGCTCATGAACATCCTACACAAGCTTTATTGGACTCCTATTCCATTAGAGAACGATTAGGAGAGGTCAAAGGAAAAAAGGTGGTTATTGTTGGCGATATCTTACACAGTCGTGTAGCCTTATCAAATATCTTTGCATTGCAGTTGCAAGGCGCAGAGGTGATGGTGTGCGGACCAAAAACGCTCTTGCCAAAATACATTGATAAATTAGGCGTTAAGGTAGAAACCAATTTGCAGAAAGCTCTAAATTGGTGTGATGTTGCTAATATGCTTCGAGTTCAAAACGAACGTATGGAAGTTAATTATTTTCCATCCACCAGAGAATATACTCAACAATACGGTGTAACTATGGATGTTTTAAATAGTTTAAATAAGGAAATAACTATAATGCATCCAGGCCCTATAAATCGCGGTGTAGAAATTACCAGTGAAGTTGCAGATTCCAACCAAGCTATTATATTAAACCAAGTAGAAAATGGTGTAGCGGTAAGAATGGCCATTATTTATTTACTAGCATCCAAAATAAAACAATAA
- the rpsA gene encoding 30S ribosomal protein S1, which produces MAEKAKQAEVEATEATEVKTAEAPVVSEAQANPEKFLKDFNWHNYQEGIDEVEDSQLKEFEKLVAENFVDTLDDEVVEGEVIHISDRDAIIDINAKSEGVISLNEFRYNPNLKVGDKVEVLIDVREDATGQLVLSHRKARVIKAWDRVNAAHETGEIVNGFVKCRTKGGMIVDVFGIEAFLPGSQIDVKPIRDYDQYVNKTMEFKVVKINHEFKNVVVSHKALIEADIEEQKKEIIGQLEKGQVLEGIVKNITSYGVFIDLGGVDGLVHITDLSWSRINHPNEIVELDQKLNVVILDFDENKSRIQLGLKQLSKHPWDALGEEVKVGDKVKGKVVVIADYGAFIEVTDGVEGLIHVSEMSWSTHLRSAQDFVSVGDEVDAVILTLDREERKMSLGIKQLTPDPWTDITKKYPVGSKHSGIVRNFTNFGVFVELEEGIDGLIYISDLSWTKKIKHPSEFCNVGDTLDVVVLELDVEGRKLSLGHKQTTDNPWDKYETEFAVGTLHTAELTEIVDKGATIDFNEDIVAFVPSRHLEKEDGKKLKKGEEAEFKIIEFNKEFKRVVASHTAIFREEEAANVKAAASNAAAEAKPTLGDANDALQALKNKMEGK; this is translated from the coding sequence ATGGCTGAAAAAGCAAAACAAGCAGAAGTTGAAGCAACTGAAGCAACAGAAGTAAAAACAGCAGAAGCTCCAGTTGTATCTGAAGCTCAAGCAAACCCTGAAAAATTCTTAAAAGATTTTAACTGGCACAATTACCAAGAAGGTATTGATGAGGTTGAAGATTCTCAATTAAAAGAATTTGAAAAATTAGTAGCAGAAAATTTCGTAGACACTTTAGATGATGAAGTTGTTGAAGGTGAAGTGATTCACATTTCAGATCGTGATGCCATTATTGACATTAACGCAAAATCTGAAGGTGTTATTTCATTAAACGAATTCCGTTACAATCCTAATTTAAAAGTTGGTGATAAAGTAGAAGTATTAATTGATGTTCGTGAAGACGCAACAGGTCAGTTAGTATTATCACACAGAAAAGCACGTGTTATCAAAGCATGGGATCGCGTTAATGCAGCTCATGAAACAGGTGAAATCGTTAATGGTTTTGTTAAGTGCAGAACTAAAGGTGGTATGATTGTAGATGTTTTTGGAATTGAAGCATTCTTACCAGGTTCTCAAATTGATGTGAAGCCAATTCGCGATTACGATCAGTATGTTAATAAAACAATGGAGTTCAAAGTTGTTAAAATCAACCACGAATTTAAAAACGTTGTTGTTTCTCATAAAGCCCTTATTGAGGCTGATATTGAAGAGCAGAAGAAAGAAATTATTGGTCAATTAGAAAAAGGACAAGTATTAGAAGGTATTGTTAAGAACATTACGTCTTATGGTGTCTTTATTGATCTTGGTGGTGTTGACGGTTTAGTTCACATTACAGATCTTTCTTGGTCTCGTATCAACCATCCAAATGAGATTGTTGAGTTAGATCAGAAATTAAATGTTGTAATTCTTGATTTTGATGAAAACAAATCTAGAATCCAATTAGGTCTTAAACAATTATCTAAACATCCTTGGGATGCATTAGGTGAAGAGGTTAAAGTTGGAGACAAAGTTAAAGGTAAAGTGGTTGTAATTGCAGATTACGGTGCATTTATTGAAGTTACTGATGGCGTTGAAGGATTAATTCACGTATCAGAAATGTCTTGGTCTACACACTTACGTTCAGCACAAGATTTCGTTTCAGTAGGAGATGAGGTTGATGCCGTTATCTTAACATTAGATAGAGAAGAGCGTAAAATGTCTCTTGGTATTAAGCAATTAACGCCAGACCCATGGACTGATATTACTAAAAAATATCCTGTAGGTTCTAAGCATTCAGGTATTGTACGTAACTTTACAAACTTTGGTGTGTTTGTTGAATTAGAAGAAGGTATTGATGGATTAATTTACATTTCTGATTTATCTTGGACTAAAAAAATCAAGCATCCTAGTGAGTTCTGTAATGTAGGTGATACATTAGATGTTGTTGTTCTTGAATTAGATGTTGAAGGTCGTAAATTAAGTTTAGGGCACAAACAAACTACAGACAACCCTTGGGATAAATATGAAACTGAATTCGCAGTAGGAACGCTTCATACAGCTGAATTAACGGAGATTGTTGACAAAGGTGCAACTATTGATTTTAATGAAGATATCGTAGCTTTCGTACCATCTCGTCACCTTGAAAAAGAAGATGGCAAGAAATTGAAAAAAGGCGAAGAAGCTGAATTCAAAATCATTGAATTTAACAAAGAGTTCAAACGTGTAGTAGCATCGCATACAGCAATCTTCAGAGAAGAAGAAGCTGCAAATGTAAAAGCTGCTGCTAGTAACGCAGCTGCAGAAGCTAAACCAACTTTAGGTGATGCCAATGATGCTTTACAAGCTCTTAAAAATAAAATGGAAGGAAAATAA
- the pdxH gene encoding pyridoxamine 5'-phosphate oxidase — MDGDLSNYRKTYAKGALLLKETPENPMELFKKWFHEVDTHFEQDETNAMTISTIGLDGFPKNRVVLLKRFTYEGFIFFTNYESEKGQAIAKNPHVCLSFFWHGAERQIIIKGVAEKLAANLSDGYFESRPRGSQLGAIASNQSAVVKDRAELEADLKKLEQAYEGKEIPRPDFWGGYMVKPVSIEFWQGRPNRLHDRIHYQLDTAFNWVKNRLSP, encoded by the coding sequence ATGGATGGAGACTTAAGTAATTATAGAAAAACCTACGCTAAAGGCGCGCTTTTATTAAAGGAAACACCTGAAAATCCCATGGAGCTCTTTAAGAAATGGTTTCATGAAGTGGATACTCATTTTGAGCAGGATGAAACCAATGCCATGACGATATCAACTATTGGATTAGATGGCTTTCCTAAAAACCGTGTCGTGTTACTTAAACGCTTTACCTATGAAGGATTTATCTTTTTTACAAACTACGAAAGTGAAAAAGGTCAAGCTATTGCTAAAAACCCGCATGTATGCTTATCATTTTTCTGGCATGGAGCAGAACGCCAAATAATAATAAAAGGCGTTGCCGAAAAGTTAGCAGCGAATTTAAGTGATGGTTATTTTGAATCGCGCCCAAGAGGAAGTCAGTTAGGGGCTATAGCATCAAATCAAAGCGCTGTGGTTAAAGATCGGGCAGAATTAGAAGCCGATTTAAAAAAATTAGAACAGGCATACGAAGGAAAAGAAATTCCAAGACCTGATTTTTGGGGTGGCTATATGGTAAAGCCCGTTTCAATTGAGTTTTGGCAAGGACGGCCTAATAGATTGCATGACCGGATTCATTATCAATTGGATACAGCGTTTAATTGGGTTAAAAATCGATTATCGCCATGA